In Trichoderma atroviride chromosome 2, complete sequence, one DNA window encodes the following:
- a CDS encoding uncharacterized protein (EggNog:ENOG41), giving the protein MTTVSLSRHDINVLEKIKDPESNPAAGVVIDSALPRDPHIVDHSVYERVMERERTIIRTLQAIETQLISFQSEEDTDKTIESYKTCVSDFGNLISDYPLYASARNNRAQIMRRLYGDAMLLNYTSTMPMPLIPQPEQAEKKKAAMETLEDMDTAVRLLTPPLPSTPMSAQAARTLSMAHTQRAAIYLRTAKLFSDRQLDIDDSRPEASWSRVDFEEAASRDLALGGRYGNQIAKALAVSVNPTAKLCGQIVREAMQKEYGSAFEM; this is encoded by the coding sequence ATGACGACAGTATCATTAAGCCGCCACGACATCAACGTGCTCGAGAAGATCAAAGACCCCGAGTCCAATCCGGCTGCGGGCGTCGTCATCGACTCTGCGCTGCCTCGCGACCCCCATATCGTCGACCACAGCGTCTATGAGAGAGTGATGGAGAGGGAACGCACCATCATCCGCACTCTTCAAGCTATCGAGACGCAGCTCATTAGCTTCCAGAGCGAAGAGGACACAGACAAGACCATCGAGAGCTACAAGACCTGCGTGTCAGATTTTggcaatctcatctcagATTATCCTCTATACGCTAGCGCAAGAAACAACCGCGCGCAAATCATGCGTAGGCTGTATGGAGACGCCATGCTGCTGAACTATACATCGACCATGCCAATGCCGTTGATTCCTCAGCCAGAACaagctgagaagaaaaaggcagccATGGAAACATTGGAGGATATGGATACTGCAGTCCGGCTGCTCACGCCACCATTGCCATCAACCCCCATGTCTGCGCAGGCAGCCCGGACGTTGTCCATGGCACACACGCAACGAGCAGCCATCTACCTGAGAACGGCCAAGCTCTTTTCAGACCGCCAACTGGATATCGACGACAGCCGCCCAGAAGCCTCCTGGTCCCGCGTGGACTTTGAGGAAGCTGCCTCAAGAGATTTAGCACTCGGTGGCAGATATGGAAACCAGATTGCAAAAGCTCTGGCCGTCAGTGTCAACCCAACCGCCAAGCTCTGCGGGCAAATAGTTCGAGAAGCGATGCAGAAGGAGTATGGTTCTGCATTTGAGATGtaa